Proteins from a genomic interval of Niabella soli DSM 19437:
- a CDS encoding CDP-alcohol phosphatidyltransferase family protein, translated as MKQIPNLFTLLNLVFGCVAIKFILQPETSFIGSGGKVVTSGMLVGGALLLAAAVVDFLDGFVARLFKATSAMGEQLDSLADAISFGVAPGMLLYRLLQIGFSDNAAASEWWYLPAVIFPCAAVWRLAKFNLDKEQRYYFKGIPTPAAGLTVAALPAIAYSGSAGINAIVFCPPVQYAVILIISGLMVSNLPIISLKFRSYTLKANVDKLLLVLISVIAAIIFKWAAVPLVFVAYVIVSLIFKPNKEKV; from the coding sequence ATGAAGCAAATTCCTAATTTATTTACGCTGTTGAACCTGGTATTCGGTTGCGTGGCTATAAAATTTATCCTGCAACCCGAAACTTCTTTTATCGGCTCCGGCGGAAAAGTGGTTACTTCAGGGATGCTGGTGGGCGGGGCCTTGCTGCTGGCTGCGGCCGTAGTGGATTTCCTGGATGGCTTTGTGGCGCGGCTTTTTAAAGCCACCTCCGCCATGGGCGAACAACTGGATTCGCTGGCGGACGCCATAAGTTTTGGCGTGGCCCCCGGGATGCTATTGTACCGGTTGCTGCAAATAGGGTTTTCAGACAATGCCGCCGCCAGTGAATGGTGGTACCTGCCCGCTGTTATTTTCCCCTGTGCTGCTGTATGGCGCCTGGCGAAATTTAACCTGGATAAAGAGCAACGATACTATTTTAAAGGGATCCCAACGCCGGCCGCCGGCCTTACGGTGGCCGCATTGCCGGCCATTGCGTATTCGGGCTCAGCAGGTATCAATGCAATAGTGTTCTGTCCGCCGGTGCAGTACGCGGTCATTCTCATTATCAGCGGGTTAATGGTAAGCAACCTGCCTATTATCAGTCTCAAATTCAGGAGCTACACGCTCAAAGCTAATGTAGATAAGCTTTTGCTGGTTTTAATCTCGGTCATAGCTGCAATAATTTTTAAATGGGCGGCAGTACCTTTGGTATTTGTAGCTTATGTTATTGTATCTTTGATTTTTAAGCCAAATAAAGAAAAAGTATGA
- the purS gene encoding phosphoribosylformylglycinamidine synthase subunit PurS, with protein sequence MSYTAQVVIMPLKELLDPQGKAVLGGLGNLGLGKINDVRVGKNITLQVDAASKEEAKTIAEEAAKKLLANGVMEYFEVTVL encoded by the coding sequence ATGAGCTATACAGCGCAGGTGGTTATTATGCCTTTAAAAGAGTTATTGGATCCGCAGGGGAAAGCCGTTCTGGGTGGTTTGGGAAACCTGGGCCTTGGAAAAATAAATGACGTACGTGTTGGTAAAAACATCACGCTGCAGGTGGATGCTGCCTCAAAAGAAGAAGCAAAGACCATTGCGGAGGAGGCGGCAAAAAAGCTGCTGGCCAACGGCGTTATGGAATATTTTGAAGTAACGGTGCTGTAG
- the rsmI gene encoding 16S rRNA (cytidine(1402)-2'-O)-methyltransferase yields the protein MLYLVPTPIGNLKDITLRALEVLKEVEVILAEDTRNTSHLLNHYQISKPVTPYHQHNEHKVLRHLVDQLAAGKKMAIVTDAGTPGISDPGFLLIRECVKNDIKVESLPGATAFVPALINSGLPSNRFSFEGFLPLKKGRHSLLESLRADERTLIFYESPVRLVKTLNDLAAYFGADRACSVSRELTKLFEETKRGSLAEVAAYFSEKTVKGEIVIVVKGYEKEKRGNE from the coding sequence ATGCTTTATCTTGTTCCCACACCCATAGGAAATTTAAAAGATATCACGCTTCGGGCGCTGGAAGTGCTGAAGGAGGTGGAGGTGATCCTGGCGGAGGATACGCGCAACACCTCGCATCTGCTGAATCATTACCAGATCAGTAAACCCGTAACACCTTATCATCAGCACAACGAACATAAAGTACTCCGGCACCTCGTGGATCAGCTAGCTGCCGGGAAAAAAATGGCGATCGTCACGGATGCCGGCACGCCGGGCATTTCAGATCCGGGGTTCCTGCTGATAAGGGAATGTGTAAAAAATGATATAAAAGTGGAATCCCTGCCCGGGGCTACTGCTTTTGTGCCCGCATTGATCAACAGCGGACTGCCGTCGAACCGCTTTTCTTTCGAAGGGTTTTTGCCCCTCAAAAAAGGAAGACATAGCCTGCTGGAAAGTCTGAGGGCAGACGAGCGCACCCTGATATTCTATGAATCACCCGTGCGGTTAGTAAAAACACTCAACGACCTTGCGGCTTATTTTGGAGCCGACCGCGCCTGTAGCGTCAGCAGGGAGCTCACCAAACTTTTCGAAGAAACCAAAAGAGGCAGTTTGGCCGAAGTGGCCGCTTACTTTTCAGAAAAAACAGTAAAGGGGGAGATTGTGATCGTGGTGAAGGGATATGAAAAAGAAAAAAGAGGGAACGAATAA